A window of Syntrophales bacterium genomic DNA:
CCGCCGAACTTGGGATACTGGGCATCGGTGAAGATGGTGTAGGCGGGTTTCATGTTGGCCCCGAGGCCGATCTGGGCGAAGGCGCATACGTCCCTGCGATCCAGTTCGTTGACGAAGCGCTTCCCGGCCTTGCTCACGTAGATCATGCCCACCCCCGGGCCGCTGAACCCGTATACGGCGGGCCGGTCCAGAAGACCGGTATCCGGTTCCGCGAAGGGAAAGAGCTGGATGAAATTCATGTGGAGCGTGTCCGCCCCGACGGCCTTGGCATAGCGGATCACTTCGCCGGTCGCTCCCTTATGGTTGGTGCAGTTGAACTCCTTGACCAGCTTGGGCCATTCGGCGAGCCGCATTTCCAGGTCCTGGCTGAATCCTCCCGAAGCAAGGATCAACGCCTTTTTTGCCCTGATGTTCAAGACCTTGCCGCGCCTGGAGATCTCGACGCCGAGGACCGGGCTCTTCGGATCGGCGTCCTTGCGCCAGATCCAGGTGACCTTGGAGTTCAACGCCATCTTGGCCCCGTTCTTGTCGGCGATCTTTTTGAGGGCGTCCACGTAGTCCTTGCCGGAATTGTTGGCCGAGAAATGTGCGCGGTAGGCCGTGTGTCCGCCTCCGATGACCAGGACGTCGCTGAGTTTGGCGCCGCCTTCATCGATCATCCAGTTCAGGGCGTCCGGAGAATCCTTGGCCAATACCTTGACGAGATCCGGCATATTGAAATAATCGCCGCCTTTCAGGGTGTCGGCGACGTGCTGCTTGACGCTGTCTTCTCCGAGGTTCTTCTTCTGGCGGAGATGCAGTTTTTCATCCCAGGCGGCATAGCCCCCGCCGTTAATAACAGAGTTTCCGCCGACGACGGGCATCTTTTCCAGGATGACGGTTTTTGCCCCGCCGCCGGCCGCAACCGCCGCCGCGGCAAATCCGGCAAACCCGGATCCGATCACCACGACATCCCAGGTCTCGTCCCATTTCTGCGGCAGTTTCTTCACCATGGCTTCCGCCGTTCCCGGAACGGCCATGTTCAGGGCCAGGGTTCCTCCCATGGTCACTGCGCCCAGGGTCACCGCACCCTTCAGAATGGAACGCCTGCTCAATCCTGTGCCTTCTGCTTTCTCCTCGATTGCTTTTTTCATCATGGAACCTCCCTTAAACGAATGTAGCGAACATAGGCATGTTCGTCCTCTTCGCGGAACGCGAGTATAGGAGACGGGGTTTTGTGTGTCAAGGTGATAGGAAATACGTGATAGGAAATACACTTTCTGCAATTGCATATAGGGTTTTCCGTAACAGGATGCGTTTTTATTTTGTCGGATACGTCAATCCTTTGACAAAAAACGGATTGAATCTTGGGACGGCACCGATCGTCACGGAGGGCCTCTCCGGTTTTCTCTTCTGGATATGATTTCCATAAATGCTGCAATATCAAAGAGATGGCAAGCACAACCTCCTGGTCGCTTCTGCTGGCATGCTTTTTGACAAAAGGAGTGCTGAACGTTCTTTGTCTTTGTCGTTTTTTATAAGAAAAGCACGGTCGCGGTTTGCCCTGTGCAGAAGGGAATAGAATAATCGCGGGTCCGGAACGGGTCA
This region includes:
- a CDS encoding flavocytochrome c, with translation MMKKAIEEKAEGTGLSRRSILKGAVTLGAVTMGGTLALNMAVPGTAEAMVKKLPQKWDETWDVVVIGSGFAGFAAAAVAAGGGAKTVILEKMPVVGGNSVINGGGYAAWDEKLHLRQKKNLGEDSVKQHVADTLKGGDYFNMPDLVKVLAKDSPDALNWMIDEGGAKLSDVLVIGGGHTAYRAHFSANNSGKDYVDALKKIADKNGAKMALNSKVTWIWRKDADPKSPVLGVEISRRGKVLNIRAKKALILASGGFSQDLEMRLAEWPKLVKEFNCTNHKGATGEVIRYAKAVGADTLHMNFIQLFPFAEPDTGLLDRPAVYGFSGPGVGMIYVSKAGKRFVNELDRRDVCAFAQIGLGANMKPAYTIFTDAQYPKFGGKPSEVEAGMKRGRFIKGDTLAELAKKIGAPADVLEKTVKDHNRYIAEGKDAEFNKPMKKTMIAMDKGPYYALPMWPAVHHTMGGLRINAKAQVLDGFGAVIPNLYAAGEVAGGVHGSNRLGCNATADCVVFGRIAGSNAIKG